In one window of Frigoriglobus tundricola DNA:
- a CDS encoding SDR family oxidoreductase: MGKVIVITGATRGLGRALVAAFAVGGHTVVGCGRSDGHVRALRADFPAPHAFERVDVTDDAAVGAWAKEVLARYGPPDLLINNAALMNTPAPLWEVPPDEFSVIVDVNVKGVFNVVRAFVPAMVRRQEGVIVNLSSGWGRSTAPEVAPYCATKYAIEGMTLALAQELPGGMAAVPLNPGIIDTDMLRQAWADGASRYQKPAEWASKASALLLKIGARDNGRSLTVT; the protein is encoded by the coding sequence ATGGGTAAAGTGATCGTGATCACGGGCGCGACGCGCGGGCTGGGCCGGGCGCTCGTCGCGGCGTTCGCGGTCGGCGGGCACACCGTCGTGGGGTGCGGGCGGAGCGACGGGCACGTGCGCGCGCTCCGCGCGGACTTCCCCGCCCCGCACGCGTTCGAGCGCGTCGATGTGACCGACGACGCGGCCGTGGGCGCGTGGGCGAAAGAGGTCCTCGCCCGGTACGGGCCGCCCGACCTGCTCATCAACAACGCCGCCCTCATGAACACCCCCGCGCCGCTGTGGGAGGTGCCCCCGGACGAGTTCTCCGTGATTGTTGACGTGAACGTGAAGGGCGTGTTCAACGTCGTGCGGGCGTTCGTCCCCGCGATGGTGCGGCGGCAGGAAGGGGTGATCGTGAACCTGTCCAGCGGGTGGGGGCGCAGCACGGCCCCGGAGGTCGCCCCGTACTGTGCCACCAAGTACGCGATCGAGGGCATGACGCTGGCACTCGCGCAGGAACTTCCCGGCGGGATGGCCGCGGTGCCGCTGAACCCGGGTATCATCGATACCGACATGCTGCGGCAGGCGTGGGCCGACGGCGCGAGCCGGTACCAGAAGCCCGCCGAGTGGGCGAGTAAAGCCTCGGCCCTGCTGCTGAAGATCGGCGCGCGGGACAACGGCCGCTCGCTCACTGTGACGTGA
- a CDS encoding SMP-30/gluconolactonase/LRE family protein — protein MCRAPALLAFALTALTPPFARSADPPSVLDVWPKGAPGEKADIGDEKATTAKGRDAITSITNVSKPTLTLYRPAKDKNTGAAIVVAPGGGYTNLAWEHEGTMVGEWLQSIGVTGVVLKYRVPRRPDAPKGEPPLGALQDAQRAISLTRAHAREWDVDPNRIGMLGFSAGGHLTAWAATNSDTRSYEVIDDADKASCRPNFAVLIYPGGLVSRENKEQLAPEIRVSKDTPPCFFALAYNDNGPLDGSLKMIAALKKAGVTAELHVYSAGGHGFGMRTGEKPHATWPKRAEEWMRAEGFFTAARAEDASPVAPGAKLEKLATGFKFTEGPAPDAAGNVYFTDQPNDRIHIWSTDGKLSTFMEPAGRSNGLSFDKNGVLWACADEKNELWKIDVKTKEKTVVVKDYAGKLLNGPNDIWVRDDGSAFFTDPYYKRPYWNRGPKEQDKEAVYFVSAAGKLSRADAGEIKQPNGIIGTPDGKTLYVADIGANRTFVYDVAADGTLSNRKPFCGQGSDGMTIDADGNVYFTLGRAVSIYDKSGKKVAQIDVPEGTTNVCFGGKDMKTLFITAGTSLYSIPMRVKGVARQ, from the coding sequence ATGTGCCGCGCACCCGCGTTGCTCGCCTTCGCTCTTACGGCCCTCACCCCCCCTTTCGCCCGCTCGGCCGATCCGCCCAGCGTTCTCGACGTGTGGCCGAAAGGCGCGCCCGGCGAGAAAGCTGACATCGGCGACGAGAAGGCCACCACCGCCAAGGGCCGCGACGCGATCACCTCCATCACCAACGTCTCCAAACCGACGCTGACCCTCTATCGGCCGGCGAAGGACAAAAACACCGGCGCCGCGATCGTGGTCGCGCCCGGCGGCGGCTACACGAACCTGGCGTGGGAACACGAGGGGACGATGGTCGGCGAGTGGCTCCAGTCCATCGGCGTGACCGGCGTGGTGCTGAAGTACCGCGTGCCGCGCCGGCCCGACGCGCCGAAGGGCGAACCGCCGCTGGGCGCACTCCAGGACGCCCAGCGAGCCATCAGCCTGACACGCGCTCACGCCCGCGAGTGGGACGTCGACCCGAACCGGATCGGTATGCTCGGCTTCTCCGCCGGCGGCCACCTCACCGCCTGGGCCGCGACCAACTCCGACACGCGCTCCTACGAGGTCATTGACGACGCCGACAAGGCGAGTTGCCGCCCCAACTTCGCGGTGCTGATCTATCCTGGCGGTCTGGTGAGCCGGGAGAACAAAGAGCAGCTCGCGCCCGAGATCCGCGTGTCGAAGGACACGCCGCCGTGCTTCTTCGCGCTGGCGTACAACGACAACGGCCCGCTCGACGGCAGCCTCAAGATGATCGCGGCGCTCAAAAAGGCCGGGGTAACGGCCGAGTTGCACGTCTACTCCGCGGGCGGCCACGGGTTCGGGATGCGGACGGGCGAGAAGCCACACGCGACCTGGCCGAAGCGGGCCGAGGAGTGGATGCGCGCCGAGGGGTTCTTCACCGCGGCGCGGGCCGAAGACGCATCACCGGTCGCACCGGGGGCCAAGCTCGAAAAGCTCGCCACCGGCTTCAAGTTCACCGAGGGGCCGGCGCCGGACGCGGCGGGCAACGTCTACTTCACCGACCAGCCGAACGACCGCATCCACATCTGGAGCACCGACGGCAAATTGAGCACGTTCATGGAACCGGCCGGCCGGTCGAACGGCCTGTCGTTCGACAAGAACGGTGTGCTGTGGGCGTGCGCCGACGAGAAGAACGAGTTGTGGAAGATCGACGTGAAAACGAAGGAGAAGACGGTGGTGGTGAAGGACTACGCTGGCAAGCTGCTGAACGGCCCGAACGACATCTGGGTGCGCGACGACGGGTCGGCGTTCTTCACCGACCCGTACTACAAGCGGCCGTACTGGAACCGCGGGCCGAAGGAGCAGGACAAGGAAGCGGTGTACTTCGTGTCGGCCGCCGGCAAGCTCTCCCGGGCCGACGCGGGCGAGATCAAGCAACCGAACGGCATCATCGGCACGCCGGACGGCAAGACGCTGTACGTCGCGGACATCGGCGCGAACCGGACGTTCGTGTATGATGTCGCCGCCGACGGCACCCTGTCGAACCGCAAGCCATTCTGCGGTCAGGGCTCCGACGGCATGACCATCGACGCCGACGGCAACGTGTACTTCACGCTCGGCCGGGCGGTCTCGATCTACGACAAGTCGGGCAAGAAGGTGGCGCAGATCGACGTGCCGGAGGGGACGACGAACGTGTGCTTCGGCGGCAAGGACATGAAGACCCTGTTCATTACCGCGGGTACGAGTCTCTACAGCATCCCGATGCGCGTAAAAGGTGTCGCGCGGCAGTAA
- a CDS encoding hydroxypyruvate isomerase family protein: MTPDRRTLLSAGALAAAGLSPSTGHARAVEKPGATKNTKFAVNIEMWWRKEKDYIKRLEAAAALGFTAVELWPWENKDQNAVAETCERLGIKIVQFTVWGFRPGLNDPKNHAAFVEKIEKSCEVAKKWKCSMMCVVGGDDIPGVPQEKMHEQIIEGLRRGAPVAEKHGVTLVLEAMNVRVDHKGHCLYGSAPAMKIVKAVDSKHVKLLWDLYHMHITEGDLCGHLREGFAADAIAYLQIADHPGRNEPGTGEIHYPRVLKELKALKYTGHVGLECMPRTTEEAAAQAVYAADNW; the protein is encoded by the coding sequence ATGACTCCGGATCGCCGCACGTTACTCTCCGCCGGAGCACTTGCCGCGGCGGGCTTGAGCCCCTCAACGGGTCACGCCCGGGCCGTCGAAAAGCCGGGCGCGACGAAGAACACCAAGTTCGCCGTCAACATCGAGATGTGGTGGCGCAAGGAGAAGGATTACATCAAACGGCTGGAGGCCGCGGCCGCGCTCGGCTTCACGGCGGTCGAGCTGTGGCCCTGGGAGAACAAGGACCAGAACGCCGTCGCGGAGACCTGCGAGCGGCTGGGGATCAAGATCGTGCAGTTCACCGTCTGGGGCTTCAGGCCGGGGCTGAACGACCCGAAGAACCATGCCGCCTTCGTCGAGAAGATCGAGAAAAGCTGTGAGGTCGCGAAGAAGTGGAAGTGTTCGATGATGTGCGTGGTCGGCGGGGACGACATCCCCGGCGTGCCCCAGGAGAAGATGCACGAGCAAATCATTGAGGGGCTGAGGAGGGGCGCACCGGTTGCCGAGAAGCACGGCGTCACGCTCGTGCTCGAGGCGATGAACGTCCGCGTCGATCACAAGGGGCACTGCCTGTACGGCTCCGCCCCGGCCATGAAGATCGTGAAGGCGGTCGACTCGAAGCACGTTAAACTGCTGTGGGACCTGTACCACATGCACATCACCGAGGGCGACCTCTGCGGCCACCTGCGCGAGGGCTTCGCCGCCGACGCCATCGCGTACCTCCAGATCGCCGACCACCCCGGCCGCAACGAGCCCGGAACGGGCGAGATCCACTACCCGCGCGTCCTGAAGGAACTGAAGGCGCTCAAGTACACGGGCCACGTCGGCCTGGAGTGCATGCCCAGGACCACCGAGGAAGCCGCCGCGCAAGCCGTGTACGCCGCGGACAACTGGTAA
- a CDS encoding peptidylprolyl isomerase: MTGSQPVPGVPFNPLAPPVVPASGAPVPGGPDARGPVVPAGVVVGKKIATTTEMLKSGIPRVKVIAIVGANNVITDEEIRESVWQQYEELAKLEGRARQERERQLYSAALKKTIERELILDEMYAKLKKANKASLIEELKESASQSADRHIREMKKHLGAKTDDDLNTFFRLRGLTLPVFRRQMEREFMASQYVSSLMKETGRLVGLAEIREFYDRHPDEFKSPDRVRWQHLFVSFAKYATPQAAYNQAEALRQKAAAGEDLGALSKQFDHGLAGQQGGFGAGEKRGEIAPKDIEPTVWTLKVGQVSGLIQTPTGYHIVKVVERDYESVLPCDAKVQSKIRDKLNESVYDQNKKKMVEDLWRKGVVRILDE, from the coding sequence GTGACCGGGTCTCAACCGGTCCCGGGCGTGCCGTTCAACCCGCTCGCGCCCCCGGTGGTGCCCGCGTCGGGCGCTCCCGTCCCGGGCGGCCCCGACGCGCGGGGGCCGGTCGTTCCCGCCGGGGTCGTTGTCGGGAAAAAGATCGCCACCACAACGGAGATGCTCAAGTCCGGCATCCCGCGGGTGAAGGTGATCGCCATCGTCGGGGCGAACAACGTCATCACCGACGAGGAGATCCGGGAGTCGGTGTGGCAGCAGTACGAGGAACTGGCCAAGCTCGAGGGCCGCGCGCGCCAGGAACGGGAGCGGCAACTGTACTCCGCCGCGCTCAAGAAGACGATCGAGCGCGAGCTGATCCTGGACGAAATGTACGCGAAGCTCAAGAAGGCCAACAAGGCGTCACTGATCGAGGAACTCAAGGAGTCCGCCAGCCAGAGCGCCGACCGGCACATCCGCGAGATGAAGAAGCACCTCGGGGCGAAGACGGACGACGATCTGAACACGTTCTTCCGGTTGCGGGGGCTCACGCTCCCGGTGTTCCGCCGCCAAATGGAACGGGAGTTCATGGCCTCCCAGTACGTGAGCAGCCTGATGAAGGAGACCGGGCGCCTCGTCGGCCTGGCCGAGATCCGGGAGTTCTACGACCGGCACCCCGACGAGTTCAAATCGCCCGACCGCGTGCGGTGGCAGCACCTGTTCGTGAGCTTCGCCAAGTACGCCACGCCCCAGGCGGCGTACAACCAGGCCGAGGCGCTCCGCCAGAAGGCCGCGGCCGGGGAGGACCTCGGCGCGCTCTCGAAACAGTTCGACCACGGGCTCGCGGGCCAGCAGGGCGGGTTCGGAGCGGGCGAGAAGCGCGGGGAGATCGCGCCGAAGGACATCGAACCGACCGTGTGGACGCTCAAGGTGGGCCAGGTGAGCGGCCTGATCCAGACGCCGACCGGGTACCACATCGTGAAAGTGGTCGAGCGCGACTACGAGAGCGTGCTGCCGTGCGACGCGAAGGTGCAGTCCAAGATCCGCGACAAACTGAACGAGTCGGTCTACGATCAGAACAAGAAGAAAATGGTCGAAGACCTGTGGCGCAAGGGCGTCGTCCGCATCCTGGACGAATGA
- a CDS encoding WD40 repeat domain-containing protein: MPTSRIVAVIALGFGLCVTTNGLRGGPDSPDVVRVLKGHTETVEAIAVSPDGALIATASFDKTVKLWDAQTGQEIRAYSGPQGHTGQVLCVAFNAKGDQIATGGADNKVCVWGVPLSTPVKSYPIGGAGTGLAVAADGKTFAVSGADGVVKVFPVGEEKGAIELKGHVGAVGGLGALNSGNVWVTAGADRTVRFFSGADGKQTARYAIDAAEITGLAVRPDGQGVVTTSSDGVLRFWQTPPQPARTFPALKDAVTAFHATPDGNTLLYATADKVVTLGTTSNNAPSGTFAGATGGIDAVALSPDTATVAAGCSDGGLILWDRQGKVKAELPAHSGGVTAVAFHPGQPVLFTTGADGRLKGWNLPIDTKQPPAKDKKEPKLTKYDIPAHTGKVTAAAVNTATGHVITAGADKLIRVWDLNKPEKAVREIGPLTAPATVLAMSRDNLTLAAGVGKDVPLWTLADGKEVGKLSQPAEVLSLSFSADKTRILVGRADNSAVLMDFATGRVFQAFPHSAAVRGALVHPSTPAVITASADKTVVISPVTCLRVVPLGAGQPGVVVSPGSERVFSIGPGKEVTSWNSGNGMREKVFESGGAATAAAVSKDGQRIAVGGSDGSIQIYTVGDAKRVGTIASGSAVTALAFQPTGSVLVALLKDKDNRAVAWNVAFTPGQPVPPQFGRTLQSVPHAGPVAALAFNAEGQLFTAGADKLVRRFHLAPEAPLKAFGHPNLVDCVAFDGSGTVLATGCHDGVLRTFDLTKGALVKQVNAHVVTAPQQVQNPIYAVQWTNDSKQIFTSSYDKSIKLWDAAGGTLVREFKAAPDPAPEEKKDDKAPAPKAADGPVGHRDQVFSLALSKDGKVLASASSDRSVKLWDVETAKVIRDFPNPDLKPVFPGEPAPSHPGWIHSVRFNPDNAQLVTAGAAPKGKSYLALWSVADGKRLYGAERDFGPIHAMAVLPDGTKMVISSAGVPRNKTEPGVMILKLPGK; the protein is encoded by the coding sequence ATGCCCACCTCTCGCATCGTTGCTGTGATTGCGCTCGGTTTCGGGCTGTGTGTTACCACCAACGGTCTTCGCGGCGGCCCCGATTCACCCGATGTGGTCCGGGTCCTCAAGGGACACACCGAGACCGTGGAGGCGATCGCCGTGAGCCCGGACGGAGCGCTCATCGCGACCGCGAGTTTCGATAAGACCGTGAAGTTGTGGGACGCCCAAACGGGACAGGAGATCCGCGCATACAGCGGGCCGCAAGGCCACACCGGTCAGGTGCTGTGCGTGGCATTCAACGCGAAGGGAGATCAGATCGCGACCGGAGGAGCGGACAACAAGGTGTGCGTGTGGGGCGTTCCCCTGAGTACCCCTGTGAAGTCCTACCCGATCGGTGGCGCGGGGACCGGTCTCGCGGTTGCGGCCGACGGCAAAACGTTCGCGGTCTCAGGGGCCGATGGCGTGGTCAAAGTGTTCCCGGTCGGTGAAGAGAAGGGGGCCATTGAACTCAAGGGGCACGTCGGTGCGGTGGGCGGACTGGGGGCACTCAATTCGGGAAACGTGTGGGTGACGGCCGGGGCGGACAGAACTGTTCGGTTCTTCAGCGGGGCCGATGGCAAGCAGACGGCCCGCTATGCGATCGATGCCGCGGAGATCACGGGGCTCGCCGTCCGGCCCGATGGTCAGGGCGTCGTCACGACGAGTTCGGACGGCGTGTTGCGCTTCTGGCAGACGCCCCCGCAACCCGCGCGCACGTTCCCGGCGCTCAAGGACGCCGTCACCGCGTTCCACGCCACTCCCGATGGTAACACGCTTCTCTACGCGACCGCGGACAAGGTCGTGACGCTCGGTACGACGAGCAACAACGCGCCGAGCGGGACGTTCGCGGGCGCCACGGGCGGCATTGATGCCGTGGCGCTCTCACCGGACACGGCGACTGTCGCTGCCGGCTGTTCGGACGGCGGTCTCATCCTGTGGGACCGTCAGGGGAAGGTGAAAGCGGAACTCCCGGCCCATTCGGGAGGGGTAACCGCGGTGGCGTTTCACCCCGGCCAGCCGGTACTCTTCACCACGGGGGCGGACGGACGTCTCAAGGGGTGGAATCTCCCCATTGATACGAAGCAACCGCCAGCGAAGGACAAGAAAGAACCCAAGCTCACGAAGTACGATATCCCGGCGCACACCGGGAAGGTGACGGCAGCCGCTGTCAACACTGCGACCGGGCACGTCATCACGGCGGGCGCGGACAAGCTCATTCGCGTGTGGGACCTCAACAAGCCCGAGAAAGCGGTGCGCGAGATCGGTCCACTCACCGCACCCGCTACGGTTCTGGCGATGAGCCGCGACAACCTCACACTCGCGGCCGGGGTTGGCAAAGACGTCCCGCTCTGGACGCTGGCTGACGGCAAAGAAGTCGGCAAGCTCTCACAACCGGCCGAGGTGCTGAGCCTCAGCTTCAGCGCGGACAAGACCCGGATACTTGTGGGGCGGGCGGACAACAGCGCGGTGCTCATGGACTTCGCAACCGGCCGCGTGTTCCAGGCGTTCCCGCACTCCGCAGCGGTGCGCGGCGCACTCGTCCATCCGAGTACGCCCGCAGTCATTACCGCGAGCGCGGACAAGACCGTGGTGATTTCCCCCGTGACGTGCCTCCGGGTCGTTCCGCTCGGCGCGGGTCAACCGGGCGTCGTGGTATCGCCGGGGAGCGAACGGGTCTTTTCCATCGGGCCGGGGAAAGAAGTGACGAGCTGGAACAGTGGTAACGGTATGAGGGAGAAGGTCTTCGAGTCCGGCGGCGCTGCTACGGCTGCCGCCGTGTCGAAAGACGGTCAGCGGATCGCGGTCGGCGGGTCCGACGGGTCGATCCAAATTTATACGGTCGGTGATGCGAAACGGGTCGGTACCATCGCGAGCGGGAGCGCCGTAACGGCGCTGGCGTTCCAGCCGACCGGTTCCGTACTGGTGGCTCTGCTCAAAGATAAGGACAACCGCGCGGTGGCGTGGAACGTGGCGTTCACACCCGGCCAGCCGGTGCCGCCGCAGTTCGGCCGGACGTTGCAGAGCGTCCCCCACGCCGGCCCGGTCGCGGCGCTCGCGTTCAACGCGGAAGGTCAGCTCTTCACTGCCGGAGCGGACAAACTGGTGCGCCGTTTTCACCTGGCGCCCGAGGCACCCCTGAAAGCGTTCGGGCACCCGAACCTCGTCGATTGCGTGGCGTTCGACGGGTCCGGTACCGTTCTCGCCACCGGCTGCCACGACGGCGTGCTGCGCACCTTCGATCTCACCAAGGGCGCGCTCGTGAAGCAGGTGAACGCACATGTGGTGACGGCGCCGCAGCAGGTTCAGAACCCGATCTACGCGGTTCAGTGGACGAACGACTCCAAACAGATTTTCACGTCCAGTTACGACAAGAGCATCAAACTGTGGGACGCGGCGGGCGGCACACTGGTGCGCGAGTTCAAGGCCGCACCGGACCCCGCGCCGGAGGAGAAGAAAGACGACAAGGCGCCCGCGCCCAAGGCGGCCGACGGCCCGGTGGGGCACCGCGACCAGGTCTTCTCGCTCGCGCTCTCGAAGGACGGCAAGGTGCTGGCGTCCGCGTCGAGCGACCGGAGCGTCAAGTTGTGGGATGTGGAGACAGCGAAAGTGATTCGCGACTTCCCGAACCCGGATCTGAAGCCCGTGTTTCCCGGTGAGCCGGCGCCGTCGCACCCGGGCTGGATTCACTCGGTCCGGTTCAACCCAGACAATGCGCAACTCGTGACCGCGGGCGCGGCCCCGAAGGGCAAGTCGTACCTCGCCCTGTGGTCCGTCGCCGACGGGAAACGGCTGTACGGCGCCGAACGTGATTTTGGTCCGATTCACGCGATGGCGGTGCTGCCCGATGGCACGAAGATGGTGATCAGTTCCGCGGGCGTGCCGCGGAACAAGACCGAACCGGGCGTGATGATTCTGAAACTGCCGGGAAAGTAG
- a CDS encoding patatin-like phospholipase family protein codes for MATFRTILVLFVGFSIKFVDWAFRPLNRETVYTGLEGWVGWFLRYPLLFAQIGLYLGIAWGLVGAELGLTDLYWNDDGWSQFWGGFATGWLFGAVIFVNYLLNIPKALPGTPQSGTKLIGGASLFPSPNPGVYCVGRWMLAWLLGLLVVLYAVKVALVAFADGPTAKNWAEFPYGGGLLIVGYFVSIGTAYLLTALDSFLHVREDIGRADWFQARFAQQDFNVPAIPPGAPRPAPDVTDLVAGERKVTVLSTEHLRRQLEREMRLFREELAPQFEETIKNKLAALQVAGTAGRRSSGGDGTPAERTPEEVDRVWEETVPAELRDKTWAAIEAKRNPYFRAAFANLEAIRQLHASAIVLGVVTLVVLSGVFIYTAFDVASPAIILSLLLIAADVIGGLIAFRVRSVRTLGLLFVGGLLFLNSQCPVRHKMTFPNIDDDRYARGKELKLGCTDSYQRQVRELPDGGLIGTKAWLQTFHANNPRPDGSPPKLVVLAVSGGGIRSAVWTGLVLEGLEERFAGGNNTPAIRKNLRLLAGASGGMVGAAAYAGDFGAGPLDTGYYGHTGLGPFSQRLAWDSLTPVVQTMMLRDFLWNPLVPKSFTTDRGRTLEDAWDDNFDNWRGRGKGRDGASPFRKAVRDPALLAAERACTAPSLIFTPMMVEDSKRLLISNHDLKALTEPQTYRLDAKSGPGAAPLALPGVEFFRLFPEATDFRLGTAARMSATFPIVSPAVNLPTEPIRRVVDAGYFDNYGLDVIVHWLLQNKDAVMEHTSGVLIIQVRAYPLEDAGAQFGATPQSPISTLVASVSAPMEALFTARGSAAYHRNNQLLSAANAVFNAPPQPENFLATTVFELDGTAALSWYLTQAQQRDIARGFYKLSLPTNQGGTDYNGEIQERKVRPEIDAKLNAIRDWLTSMTLAPPPRPRP; via the coding sequence ATGGCTACATTTCGCACAATTCTCGTTCTGTTTGTAGGATTTTCAATCAAATTTGTCGATTGGGCATTTAGGCCCCTCAATCGCGAGACCGTTTACACCGGGCTCGAGGGGTGGGTCGGCTGGTTTCTCCGCTACCCGCTACTGTTCGCACAGATCGGTCTATACCTCGGGATCGCATGGGGGCTGGTCGGCGCCGAACTGGGGCTGACCGACCTGTACTGGAACGACGACGGCTGGTCGCAATTTTGGGGCGGGTTCGCAACAGGGTGGCTGTTCGGGGCGGTCATCTTCGTGAACTACCTGCTCAATATTCCGAAAGCCCTGCCGGGGACCCCCCAGTCGGGCACGAAGCTGATCGGCGGTGCCAGCCTCTTTCCCAGTCCTAACCCCGGCGTCTACTGTGTCGGGCGGTGGATGCTAGCCTGGTTGCTCGGCCTGCTCGTCGTACTGTACGCCGTCAAAGTGGCGCTCGTCGCGTTCGCCGACGGGCCCACGGCGAAGAACTGGGCGGAGTTCCCGTACGGGGGGGGGCTACTCATCGTGGGGTACTTTGTCAGCATCGGAACCGCATACCTACTCACGGCCCTCGATAGTTTTCTGCACGTCCGCGAAGACATCGGGCGGGCCGACTGGTTCCAAGCGAGATTCGCGCAACAGGACTTCAACGTTCCGGCGATCCCGCCCGGAGCGCCCCGGCCCGCGCCCGATGTGACGGATCTCGTGGCAGGTGAGCGGAAGGTCACTGTGCTCTCAACGGAACACCTTCGGCGCCAACTGGAACGGGAGATGAGGTTGTTCCGGGAGGAGTTGGCCCCCCAGTTCGAAGAAACAATCAAGAATAAGCTCGCCGCACTTCAGGTCGCCGGAACTGCAGGACGACGCAGCAGTGGGGGGGATGGTACACCGGCCGAGCGAACGCCGGAGGAGGTCGATCGCGTGTGGGAGGAGACGGTCCCGGCGGAGTTACGGGACAAGACCTGGGCGGCAATCGAGGCCAAACGAAATCCGTACTTCAGGGCCGCCTTCGCGAACCTGGAGGCCATTCGCCAGTTGCACGCGTCGGCCATTGTCCTCGGCGTAGTCACCCTCGTGGTGCTGAGCGGGGTGTTCATCTACACCGCGTTCGATGTCGCGTCGCCGGCTATCATTCTGAGCCTCCTGCTCATTGCCGCGGACGTGATCGGCGGGTTAATCGCGTTCCGGGTGCGGTCGGTCCGCACGCTCGGTCTATTGTTCGTCGGCGGATTGCTGTTTCTGAACTCCCAGTGCCCCGTGCGGCACAAGATGACGTTCCCCAACATCGACGACGACCGGTACGCCCGCGGCAAGGAGCTGAAACTCGGCTGCACCGATTCCTACCAGCGACAGGTCCGTGAGTTGCCGGACGGCGGCCTGATCGGCACTAAGGCGTGGCTGCAAACGTTCCACGCGAACAACCCCCGACCGGACGGCAGCCCCCCCAAACTCGTGGTCTTAGCGGTGAGCGGTGGCGGCATTCGATCGGCCGTGTGGACCGGGCTCGTACTGGAAGGTTTGGAGGAACGATTCGCGGGAGGAAACAATACGCCGGCCATCCGCAAGAACCTCCGCCTCCTCGCCGGGGCTAGCGGCGGCATGGTCGGGGCCGCCGCGTACGCGGGCGACTTCGGCGCCGGTCCGCTGGACACCGGCTACTACGGCCACACGGGGTTGGGGCCGTTCTCGCAGCGGCTCGCGTGGGACTCGCTCACGCCGGTCGTCCAGACGATGATGCTCCGCGACTTCCTTTGGAACCCGCTCGTCCCCAAGTCGTTTACGACCGACCGCGGGCGGACGCTCGAGGACGCGTGGGACGACAACTTCGACAACTGGCGCGGGCGGGGCAAGGGCCGGGACGGGGCCTCACCGTTCCGGAAGGCGGTCCGCGACCCGGCGCTGCTGGCGGCCGAGCGGGCCTGCACCGCCCCGTCCCTAATCTTCACGCCGATGATGGTCGAGGACAGCAAGCGGTTGCTCATCAGCAACCACGACCTGAAAGCGCTGACCGAACCGCAGACGTACCGACTGGACGCGAAATCCGGTCCGGGCGCCGCACCACTCGCGCTCCCGGGAGTGGAGTTCTTCCGGCTCTTCCCGGAGGCGACGGACTTCCGGCTCGGAACCGCCGCCCGGATGAGTGCCACGTTCCCTATTGTCAGCCCGGCGGTGAATCTGCCGACAGAACCGATCCGCCGCGTGGTGGACGCCGGTTATTTCGACAACTACGGTCTGGACGTGATCGTCCATTGGTTGTTGCAGAATAAGGATGCGGTCATGGAGCACACGTCCGGGGTGCTGATCATCCAGGTCCGCGCCTACCCTCTGGAGGACGCTGGGGCGCAGTTCGGCGCCACCCCGCAGTCCCCCATCAGCACACTCGTGGCGTCAGTCAGCGCACCAATGGAGGCACTGTTCACAGCCCGCGGGTCGGCCGCTTACCACCGAAACAACCAACTGCTCTCTGCAGCCAATGCCGTCTTCAACGCCCCCCCACAGCCGGAAAATTTTCTCGCGACGACCGTGTTCGAGCTCGATGGAACCGCGGCCCTCAGCTGGTATCTCACGCAGGCCCAACAGCGAGATATCGCGCGCGGGTTCTATAAACTCTCGCTCCCAACAAATCAGGGCGGCACTGATTACAATGGTGAGATCCAAGAGCGGAAAGTCCGTCCCGAGATCGATGCGAAACTCAACGCGATCCGCGACTGGCTCACGTCCATGACACTCGCCCCGCCGCCGAGACCGCGACCTTGA